In Methanobacterium sp., the following are encoded in one genomic region:
- a CDS encoding 4Fe-4S binding protein, with protein sequence MAIKLVAHRELCHGCGNCVVACPVNASKSTEIAGGKGTSGDVEPVILVDDGAIKINRSKECKECATCVKACPVGAIALEVVE encoded by the coding sequence ATGGCGATTAAACTTGTAGCACATAGAGAACTTTGTCACGGATGCGGGAACTGTGTTGTAGCATGTCCTGTAAACGCATCAAAAAGTACAGAGATTGCTGGAGGAAAAGGAACATCTGGAGATGTTGAGCCAGTTATTTTAGTAGATGACGGTGCTATAAAAATAAACAGATCAAAAGAATGCAAAGAATGTGCAACTTGTGTTAAAGCGTGCCCAGTAGGCGCCATAGCCCTGGAGGTTGTAGAATGA
- a CDS encoding 4Fe-4S binding protein translates to MVSNEKTTEEKNICIEREAEEDRKLSFENDTCIGCGICEQICPVDAIELGPIGAIVRNEVDASKIDINENKCVLCGMCSVGCPVEAIDFTIDDKPIKEIEEYPKLIRSITPELEKCVYCGACDIACPQGAISVIRELPDRSELVTGEIEVDKDACISCGMCEEMCPADAIYLEEQLPTSSSPEIASDIIVDKDSCVYCGICKRICPEDAIKVICKVCPYGEYEISEAEIKGNMVVDEGLCVNCGWCKEICPKDVFEVQKPFEGELTINQDACQGCETCIEVCPCNVLSFPASSASGKIAERLHKDEKYCIYCGACEKACPTEAIAVKRTDVNYTPTKSKAWQKAVESLKLTEGK, encoded by the coding sequence ATGGTATCAAATGAAAAAACCACTGAAGAAAAGAATATCTGCATTGAGAGGGAAGCAGAAGAAGACAGAAAGCTTTCCTTTGAAAATGATACTTGTATTGGATGTGGTATATGTGAGCAAATATGTCCTGTGGATGCAATAGAACTTGGTCCAATAGGTGCAATTGTAAGAAATGAAGTAGATGCTTCAAAAATCGACATAAATGAAAACAAATGCGTACTTTGTGGTATGTGTAGTGTAGGATGTCCTGTTGAAGCAATAGATTTCACAATAGACGATAAACCAATTAAAGAAATAGAAGAATACCCAAAACTTATCAGATCAATTACACCTGAACTTGAAAAGTGTGTTTATTGCGGAGCATGTGATATAGCATGTCCACAAGGAGCTATAAGCGTTATTAGAGAATTACCTGACAGATCTGAACTTGTCACAGGTGAAATAGAAGTAGATAAAGATGCTTGTATTTCATGTGGAATGTGTGAAGAAATGTGTCCAGCAGACGCCATATATTTAGAAGAACAGCTTCCTACATCTTCAAGTCCAGAAATAGCATCTGATATAATTGTGGATAAAGATAGTTGTGTATACTGCGGAATATGCAAGCGAATATGTCCTGAAGATGCTATAAAAGTCATATGTAAAGTATGTCCTTACGGAGAATATGAAATTTCCGAAGCAGAAATTAAAGGAAACATGGTAGTAGATGAAGGTTTATGTGTTAACTGTGGATGGTGCAAAGAAATCTGTCCAAAAGATGTATTTGAAGTTCAAAAACCATTTGAAGGTGAACTAACCATAAATCAAGATGCCTGCCAGGGATGTGAAACATGTATTGAAGTATGTCCATGTAATGTGCTATCATTCCCAGCATCATCTGCATCTGGTAAAATAGCTGAAAGGCTCCATAAAGACGAAAAATACTGTATATACTGCGGAGCATGTGAAAAAGCCTGCCCTACTGAAGCTATAGCAGTTAAAAGGACTGATGTAAACTACACTCCTACTAAATCCAAAGCATGGCAAAAAGCTGTGGAATCATTAAAATTAACGGAGGGTAAATAA
- a CDS encoding 4Fe-4S binding protein — translation MPKHILSGLNYLAAINLRKDGYLQKEIAETLGMDRSTVSHYINGRNISWDSIEIAETISKLCPEDFLKMTNALTKDTEKTRTIIITLMGHKFDPKVKDSCIGCGLCVDTCLMKAVDLTDLKAQIDPNWCCGCRICESRCPTNSIEILEVQETEGF, via the coding sequence ATGCCTAAACATATCCTCTCAGGTTTAAATTACCTAGCAGCAATAAATCTTAGAAAAGATGGTTATCTTCAAAAAGAAATTGCTGAAACACTGGGAATGGATAGATCAACAGTATCGCACTATATTAACGGCCGAAATATATCATGGGATTCCATTGAAATCGCTGAAACTATAAGCAAACTATGTCCTGAAGATTTTTTAAAAATGACCAATGCACTAACAAAAGACACAGAAAAGACAAGGACAATCATTATAACGTTAATGGGGCATAAATTTGACCCTAAAGTGAAAGATAGCTGTATAGGATGTGGGCTTTGTGTAGATACATGCTTAATGAAAGCTGTAGATTTAACTGACCTCAAAGCACAGATAGACCCTAATTGGTGTTGTGGATGTCGTATATGTGAATCAAGGTGTCCAACCAACTCAATAGAAATTTTGGAGGTTCAAGAAACCGAAGGTTTCTGA
- a CDS encoding DUF2097 domain-containing protein yields MLKEENVCVSCDELCEYLENEVKPGDSVKLSLGRCYIPGKVVTNNDGILQIQVEGETIRGLTSIDVEKIKDFLIEVEHECKDGKCTLEAKDE; encoded by the coding sequence ATGTTGAAAGAAGAAAATGTTTGTGTTAGCTGCGATGAACTATGTGAATATCTAGAAAATGAAGTTAAACCGGGAGATTCTGTTAAATTATCCCTTGGAAGGTGTTATATCCCAGGTAAAGTAGTTACAAATAACGATGGAATTTTACAGATTCAAGTAGAAGGTGAAACAATAAGAGGTTTAACTTCAATCGATGTTGAAAAAATTAAGGATTTTTTAATTGAAGTTGAACATGAATGTAAAGATGGAAAATGCACTCTTGAAGCTAAGGATGAATAG